One Anas platyrhynchos isolate ZD024472 breed Pekin duck chromosome 2, IASCAAS_PekinDuck_T2T, whole genome shotgun sequence DNA segment encodes these proteins:
- the LYN gene encoding tyrosine-protein kinase Lyn isoform X2, whose translation MGCIKSKRKDNLHGDGLDLKNQPVRKTERTIYVRDPTSNKQQRPAHTEAHLLPGQIFANEDTEEHGVIVVALYPYDGLHEDDLSFKKGEKLKVIEELGEWWKAKSLITKKEGFIPSNYVAKVNTLETEEWFFKDITRKDAERQLLAPGNAPGAFLIRESETLKGSYSLSIRDYDPQHGDVIKHYKIRSLDNGGFYISPRITFPSINDMIKHYQKQSDGLCRRLEKACICPKPQKPWDKDAWEIPRESIKLVKKLGAGQFGEVWMGYYHNSTKVAVKTLKPGTMSVQAFLEEANLMKTLQHDKLVRLYAVVTKEEPIYIITEFMAKGSLLDFLKSDEGSKLLLPKLIDFSAQIAEGMAYIERKNYIHRDLRAANVLVSDLLMCKIADFGLARVIEDNEYTAREGAKFPIKWTAPEAINYGSFTIKSDVWSFGILLYEIVTYGKIPYPGMSNSDVMVALQRGYRMPRMETCPAELYDIMKTCWKDKAEERPTFDYLQSVLDDFYTATEGQYQQQP comes from the exons ATGGGATGTATAAAATCAAAAAGGAAAGACAATCTGCATGGAGATGGGCTAGATTTGAAGAATCAACCAGTACGTAAAACTGAACGAACTATTTATGTGAGGGATCCAACGTCCAATAAACAGCAAAGGCCA GCACATACAGAGGCACACCTTTTACCAGGACAGATATTTGCCAATGAAG ATACGGAAGAGCATGGAGTCATTGTTGTAGCTCTTTATCCTTATGATGGCCTTCATGAAGATGACTTGTCGttcaaaaaaggagaaaaactaaAAGTTATTGAGGA gcTGGGAGAATGGTGGAAAGCTAAATCTCTCAtaacaaaaaaagaaggttTCATTCCCAGCAACTATGTAGCAAAAGTAAACACCTTGGAAACAGAAGA GTGGTTCTTCAAGGACATAACCCGAAAAGATGCTGAAAGGCAACTCCTGGCTCCTGGAAATGCTCCTGGAGCATTCCTTATCAGAGAAAGTGAAACATtaaaag GCAGCTATTCCTTGTCCATAAGAGACTATGATCCGCAACATGGTGATGTCATTAAGCACTACAAAATTAGGAGTCTAGACAATGGAGGGTTTTATATCTCTCCAAGAATAACTTTTCCCAGCATCAATGATATGATCAAACATTATCAAA AGCAATCAGATGGCTTGTGTAGAAGGTTGGAAAAAGCTTGTATTTGTCCTAAGCCACAAAAACCATGGGATAAAGATGCATGGGAAATTCCACGGGAATCAATTAAATTAGTGAAGAAACTTGGAGCTGGTCAGTTTGGAGAAGTCTGGATGg GTTATTATCATAACAGTACAAAAGTGGCCGTGAAGACTCTGAAGCCGGGAACAATGTCTGTGCAAGCCTTTCTGGAGGAAGCCAACCTCATGAAAACACTTCAGCATGACAAGCTAGTTAGGCTTTATGCTGTAGTGACCAAAGAAGAACCTATTTATATTATAACAGAATTCATGGCAAAAG GAAGTTTGCTGGATTTTCTGAAGAGTGATGAAGGAAGTAAATTGTTGCTTCCAAAGCTAATTGACTTCTCTGCTCAG ATTGCAGAAGGAATGGCATacatagaaaggaaaaattacaTCCATCGAGACTTGAGAGCAGCTAATGTTCTGGTTTCGGACTTACTGAtgtgcaaaattgctgattttggtcTAGCTAGAGTTATTGAAGACAATGAATATACAGCAAGAGAAG GTGCAAAATTCCCTATTAAATGGACAGCACCGGAGGCAATTAACTATGGATCTTTTACTATTAAGTCTGACGTGTGGTCATTTGGGATTCTCCTGTATGAAATCGTCACATATGGAAAGATTCCTTATCCAG gtATGAGCAATTCAGATGTGATGGTTGCTCTCCAGCGTGGGTACCGGATGCCACGTATGGAAACCTGTCCAGCTGAGCTTTACGACATCATGAAAACGTGTTGGAAAGACAAGGCAGAAGAGAGACCGACGTTTGATTACCTACAGAGCGTGCTCGATGACTTCTACACAGCAACAGAAGGGCAGTACCAACAGCAGCCATAG
- the LYN gene encoding tyrosine-protein kinase Lyn isoform X3: MGCIKSKRKDNLHGDGLDLKNQPAHTEAHLLPGQIFANEDTEEHGVIVVALYPYDGLHEDDLSFKKGEKLKVIEELGEWWKAKSLITKKEGFIPSNYVAKVNTLETEEWFFKDITRKDAERQLLAPGNAPGAFLIRESETLKGSYSLSIRDYDPQHGDVIKHYKIRSLDNGGFYISPRITFPSINDMIKHYQKQSDGLCRRLEKACICPKPQKPWDKDAWEIPRESIKLVKKLGAGQFGEVWMGYYHNSTKVAVKTLKPGTMSVQAFLEEANLMKTLQHDKLVRLYAVVTKEEPIYIITEFMAKGSLLDFLKSDEGSKLLLPKLIDFSAQIAEGMAYIERKNYIHRDLRAANVLVSDLLMCKIADFGLARVIEDNEYTAREGAKFPIKWTAPEAINYGSFTIKSDVWSFGILLYEIVTYGKIPYPGMSNSDVMVALQRGYRMPRMETCPAELYDIMKTCWKDKAEERPTFDYLQSVLDDFYTATEGQYQQQP; encoded by the exons ATGGGATGTATAAAATCAAAAAGGAAAGACAATCTGCATGGAGATGGGCTAGATTTGAAGAATCAACCA GCACATACAGAGGCACACCTTTTACCAGGACAGATATTTGCCAATGAAG ATACGGAAGAGCATGGAGTCATTGTTGTAGCTCTTTATCCTTATGATGGCCTTCATGAAGATGACTTGTCGttcaaaaaaggagaaaaactaaAAGTTATTGAGGA gcTGGGAGAATGGTGGAAAGCTAAATCTCTCAtaacaaaaaaagaaggttTCATTCCCAGCAACTATGTAGCAAAAGTAAACACCTTGGAAACAGAAGA GTGGTTCTTCAAGGACATAACCCGAAAAGATGCTGAAAGGCAACTCCTGGCTCCTGGAAATGCTCCTGGAGCATTCCTTATCAGAGAAAGTGAAACATtaaaag GCAGCTATTCCTTGTCCATAAGAGACTATGATCCGCAACATGGTGATGTCATTAAGCACTACAAAATTAGGAGTCTAGACAATGGAGGGTTTTATATCTCTCCAAGAATAACTTTTCCCAGCATCAATGATATGATCAAACATTATCAAA AGCAATCAGATGGCTTGTGTAGAAGGTTGGAAAAAGCTTGTATTTGTCCTAAGCCACAAAAACCATGGGATAAAGATGCATGGGAAATTCCACGGGAATCAATTAAATTAGTGAAGAAACTTGGAGCTGGTCAGTTTGGAGAAGTCTGGATGg GTTATTATCATAACAGTACAAAAGTGGCCGTGAAGACTCTGAAGCCGGGAACAATGTCTGTGCAAGCCTTTCTGGAGGAAGCCAACCTCATGAAAACACTTCAGCATGACAAGCTAGTTAGGCTTTATGCTGTAGTGACCAAAGAAGAACCTATTTATATTATAACAGAATTCATGGCAAAAG GAAGTTTGCTGGATTTTCTGAAGAGTGATGAAGGAAGTAAATTGTTGCTTCCAAAGCTAATTGACTTCTCTGCTCAG ATTGCAGAAGGAATGGCATacatagaaaggaaaaattacaTCCATCGAGACTTGAGAGCAGCTAATGTTCTGGTTTCGGACTTACTGAtgtgcaaaattgctgattttggtcTAGCTAGAGTTATTGAAGACAATGAATATACAGCAAGAGAAG GTGCAAAATTCCCTATTAAATGGACAGCACCGGAGGCAATTAACTATGGATCTTTTACTATTAAGTCTGACGTGTGGTCATTTGGGATTCTCCTGTATGAAATCGTCACATATGGAAAGATTCCTTATCCAG gtATGAGCAATTCAGATGTGATGGTTGCTCTCCAGCGTGGGTACCGGATGCCACGTATGGAAACCTGTCCAGCTGAGCTTTACGACATCATGAAAACGTGTTGGAAAGACAAGGCAGAAGAGAGACCGACGTTTGATTACCTACAGAGCGTGCTCGATGACTTCTACACAGCAACAGAAGGGCAGTACCAACAGCAGCCATAG
- the LYN gene encoding tyrosine-protein kinase Lyn isoform X1 yields MGAGQAPGVGRGNMGCIKSKRKDNLHGDGLDLKNQPVRKTERTIYVRDPTSNKQQRPAHTEAHLLPGQIFANEDTEEHGVIVVALYPYDGLHEDDLSFKKGEKLKVIEELGEWWKAKSLITKKEGFIPSNYVAKVNTLETEEWFFKDITRKDAERQLLAPGNAPGAFLIRESETLKGSYSLSIRDYDPQHGDVIKHYKIRSLDNGGFYISPRITFPSINDMIKHYQKQSDGLCRRLEKACICPKPQKPWDKDAWEIPRESIKLVKKLGAGQFGEVWMGYYHNSTKVAVKTLKPGTMSVQAFLEEANLMKTLQHDKLVRLYAVVTKEEPIYIITEFMAKGSLLDFLKSDEGSKLLLPKLIDFSAQIAEGMAYIERKNYIHRDLRAANVLVSDLLMCKIADFGLARVIEDNEYTAREGAKFPIKWTAPEAINYGSFTIKSDVWSFGILLYEIVTYGKIPYPGMSNSDVMVALQRGYRMPRMETCPAELYDIMKTCWKDKAEERPTFDYLQSVLDDFYTATEGQYQQQP; encoded by the exons GAAATATGGGATGTATAAAATCAAAAAGGAAAGACAATCTGCATGGAGATGGGCTAGATTTGAAGAATCAACCAGTACGTAAAACTGAACGAACTATTTATGTGAGGGATCCAACGTCCAATAAACAGCAAAGGCCA GCACATACAGAGGCACACCTTTTACCAGGACAGATATTTGCCAATGAAG ATACGGAAGAGCATGGAGTCATTGTTGTAGCTCTTTATCCTTATGATGGCCTTCATGAAGATGACTTGTCGttcaaaaaaggagaaaaactaaAAGTTATTGAGGA gcTGGGAGAATGGTGGAAAGCTAAATCTCTCAtaacaaaaaaagaaggttTCATTCCCAGCAACTATGTAGCAAAAGTAAACACCTTGGAAACAGAAGA GTGGTTCTTCAAGGACATAACCCGAAAAGATGCTGAAAGGCAACTCCTGGCTCCTGGAAATGCTCCTGGAGCATTCCTTATCAGAGAAAGTGAAACATtaaaag GCAGCTATTCCTTGTCCATAAGAGACTATGATCCGCAACATGGTGATGTCATTAAGCACTACAAAATTAGGAGTCTAGACAATGGAGGGTTTTATATCTCTCCAAGAATAACTTTTCCCAGCATCAATGATATGATCAAACATTATCAAA AGCAATCAGATGGCTTGTGTAGAAGGTTGGAAAAAGCTTGTATTTGTCCTAAGCCACAAAAACCATGGGATAAAGATGCATGGGAAATTCCACGGGAATCAATTAAATTAGTGAAGAAACTTGGAGCTGGTCAGTTTGGAGAAGTCTGGATGg GTTATTATCATAACAGTACAAAAGTGGCCGTGAAGACTCTGAAGCCGGGAACAATGTCTGTGCAAGCCTTTCTGGAGGAAGCCAACCTCATGAAAACACTTCAGCATGACAAGCTAGTTAGGCTTTATGCTGTAGTGACCAAAGAAGAACCTATTTATATTATAACAGAATTCATGGCAAAAG GAAGTTTGCTGGATTTTCTGAAGAGTGATGAAGGAAGTAAATTGTTGCTTCCAAAGCTAATTGACTTCTCTGCTCAG ATTGCAGAAGGAATGGCATacatagaaaggaaaaattacaTCCATCGAGACTTGAGAGCAGCTAATGTTCTGGTTTCGGACTTACTGAtgtgcaaaattgctgattttggtcTAGCTAGAGTTATTGAAGACAATGAATATACAGCAAGAGAAG GTGCAAAATTCCCTATTAAATGGACAGCACCGGAGGCAATTAACTATGGATCTTTTACTATTAAGTCTGACGTGTGGTCATTTGGGATTCTCCTGTATGAAATCGTCACATATGGAAAGATTCCTTATCCAG gtATGAGCAATTCAGATGTGATGGTTGCTCTCCAGCGTGGGTACCGGATGCCACGTATGGAAACCTGTCCAGCTGAGCTTTACGACATCATGAAAACGTGTTGGAAAGACAAGGCAGAAGAGAGACCGACGTTTGATTACCTACAGAGCGTGCTCGATGACTTCTACACAGCAACAGAAGGGCAGTACCAACAGCAGCCATAG